CTTCCATGCGGCCACTTCTCAACAAGGACTAGCAGTGTCACATTTAGAAAGGTACATAAGTATAATCATTGTCTATAACTGCTGTGTGTGTCACTTGCCCCTGACCATTGCCTTTATGATATCTTTcattctcctcccccaccttttGGGAGCTTACCCTTTACTGAATCCGATACTTGGAGAAACTAAAGCCCCTAGAGCACTTTTAATTCCACACATTTGTTTCTGCAGCAACGGTGTGACCATGCCAGGAAGAGGTTCTGTTTAATCAAGTTTAATTCCCAGGCTGTTGCGCCTAAAGTCAATATGCCCTTTTTAGGTGACTGGCTACTGAGTTGCTCTTTTAAAGCTTAAAATAGTACAGGGGCCTGCACTAAGGAAGAAACAGCTTTCATTagcttttgctttatttatttatttttaattgagcaCATACATAGTCACAAAGGATTTGTAAAGGTTTGTAGTTTCAAACACTTGAAAAATTATTCCCATCAAAATATACTTAAGTACAAAAACCAGCTGACACCCGATAATCAGAGTCAGCCAACTCTGAACCCTTAATTTGACAGCTCTCCTTTTGAACAGATCATCTGAGTAGAGCTTGGAGCTCCAAAACTTCATAATTCACTCCTGCTGGTTGTCAAACAGTACAGTTTTGAAAGCAGGTGCTGTATCGAGGCGAAGGGTTTCCCTCAGCTGTAACCTGTTTCAGATACATTCCAGGGTAGCACACTGTTCCAAAGTCCAACATCAATATTCAGTCTTGGGGAAGTTTCAGTGTTCCATATAAACGAGCACACATGAGTAAAATtcaggattttttctttttttttttcttttttcttcttttgcagttTGCGAACTATCTTGGCAGAGAAATGGTTAAATATAACACCATAAAACACTTTAAGCACACTTTAGAAGAGCACCGTAATGAGTACTATTACATGTAATATATTACTATGATATCTAAAACACgaacaaatataaatatgtaatacaaTTATTTAGAATTACATTGAATCATAAATAACGGGGGTTCTTAGAAAAGGGATGACAATTTAGAATAGAAACCCTGTGTCACTTCCGTACTTTGTAAACACTTTACCTCTTTCAAGTTTTATCCTTTGATTTCTTATCTGCTGCTCTCTTCAGAGCAGAAGTGCTAAAATTCTGAGAAACCTACTTGAGAGACTAAGTCAACAGTATTCATTCACCTATCTCTTGGCTTGTGCTTCTTTTGTTCAGTTATCTAGAATTGAGCTGGTGTCTCAGCTTTACTCTGGAAAACTCTTTCCTCTCAACAGTATTCTGTCCAACCAAGTTTCAAGTAATCTACACTGGCAGTAGACGCTTCTCTTTTGTCCCATGAGATCCATCAAGTAGTCTTTTCTTAAACATCTGCATAACCATCTTAGTTGTGTACAGGTCAGCACTTCAAAGGGAGCACAGCAAGAGCAATTTAACAATCACAGTAGTAACATTTACAATTATGGTAATAGTAACAGCAATAATCACAAGGTAGGTAACAAGAAAATGAACCTAGTAACAACAATAATACCTGTTATCACAGATAACTCTTACAATAGCCCTGTAAGGAAGTAGGTATTATTATCCAccttttatagatgaggaaactggggaACACTAAGGCCACATGACTTTCCTAAGGTCACACAAATAGTTGATGCAAGGAAAAAAACATTGTTGTCCCATTATTCTGAGTCCCAGGCTTGTTTCCATTGTAGATACTTCTTGCCTTACATCAAAATCAAAGCACCAAGTGCTTTTACTTGTACAGATGCTGTATCGATCACACATATTGAATATGTGCTAGATTTCTTTCACGAACGGGTTTCTTGAAGCCATTCATTCTTTGCTAAAGTAAATCAATTAGATCACCAAAGTCTCATATCTAAGGTAAAGTTTGTGGCCATGAATAAACTTGTCTTCTACATAAAGTTAGTTAAATCAGTTCACAACAATATAGTTCTTAAATTTATAAGCAGATACTAATGCCTACATTAATAATCAGatactaaattttaattattcacaAAGAAAATCTAAGCAAACAATTTAGAGGAATGCTGAGATCTCAAGGAAACTGTTAGACTTTTCTCAATATCCTTGCGCATGGTGCCCTCTGATGGATTTTCTAAACCAACTTAATACACAAAAGCAAGAATCTTCACTCATGTTCACTCTCTTTTTAGGTAGGAAGGGAAACTCTATGACAAAAAGCAAGAAACTGAACGAGGGAGATTTGTGTACAGGGAAAACCAGAAAAGGAATAATGAATTAGTATTAGACTTAGATCAACaccaaggagaggagggagggaaggaaggaaggggagaagaaggggaaaggagaggaagagagaaagagagagacagaaggaaaggagagagaaagagagggaaggtgggagagaggaaaagcaaagcaggggaagcaaacagaaagaaggacTAGAGTCTACAATGGAACAAAGCACCGGAAATGAGGAGGCTTCAGTTAGTGAAGAGATGATGAGCCTCAGCACAGGAAGTTCTGAACCTCTGGTTAAGGCAGCAACCAAAATCCAAGATTAAATATCCTAGGACAAACAAATCTGGAAAAGTGAGCACCTGGGTGGAATGttgaaaggagagagaagcagtGTTGTAGACTATGAGGGTACTTCCGGAAGGGAGTGTATAACACCGTATGGGTGAGACTGAAATAATCAACAAAAGAGAATGTAGACTATCAACTAAAGTGAACTGGGTTGAAATGGGTATatgagaaagggaaataaaatgaacttGATTCAGTTAGAGAAAAGCatagaaaaagcaaaggaatggAATTAGCACATGAGAACACAAATTTGATTTTGAATCTGTACAATTTTCACAGGGAGATAGACaacatcaaaaaaatcaaatcaaatcaaacaaagTGAAGCACCAACTGTAAGGAAATGCTGTTAACAGAGGCAAAAAGTTGCCACAATCTCAGAGCCTCCAAGACTTCACTTTAAGGCATGAAATCTTGTCTAGGCTCAGTGAGCATGAAAATTACAGGTAGAAATAAGTGAGAGCACCAGGCAGGTGGATAGCATGAGAGGTAACAAGGAGCAATATATACATGCTTATACCTGTGTGAACATaaaagtgtatgcatgtgtgtgcatgtatgcacttGATTATGTCATGTTAAGGTATGACAAATTATAGTTGATAGGGAatagtttgggggtgggggtgctgatCTGCTTGTTGTGAAAGTATTAGGAGAAAGGTATGACCACCAGTCAGTTAATAGTCAATTCAGATGGCCAGTTTTGATAGGAAAGTTCAACAAATTCATCAGAGACCACATATGCCTGTATACACTAGTTCAGTTAGCTCAAAGTCCAAGTAATTCCTCCAGATAAAGTCCATAGTAATCTACAAGATGAGATATCTGAAGCTGGGGAAATCAGTCTAACATCAAAGATCTGTAGACTGGGTATACAGAGTCACATTTACAAAGATGGGGTAATGAAAGTCCAGAGTCGCTCAGCAGTATTTCTTGTTCCTTGCCATGAGTATTTGCCTCAGACTAAGTTGATGCAGAAAGTCATTATATGACAGCACCAAGTCGGTGCACAAGTGCAGTGGAGAAAAGGGTGTTCCCAACGGTAGAGAGGGGCTGGCAAGTGGTCTTCCTAGTAATGCTTTACACAGACCTCTCTCAATCACAGTTCCTCCATCTCACTATCACTACTAGCAATAATCACAGGTCAAAGCTGGAGGCAAAGAAAGACTCTTATTCAGGATATCTAGTTCTTGTAAGTTCATCTTCAAAGGTACTTAAGGTAAGTAACAACGAATTCCTTCAGGGTCTGGCCAGTCAGTTCTCCACATTATGGCACAGTGGACTTATCAAGTAGAGTTCTGACGCCAGAACTAAGACTGTGAGGGTGCACATGATAGTAAAACACTGTACTCAACATCTAAGTTAAAGGTTATGCCATCGCTGACTGAATTGTCTGTGCGAAGGTACTCATTAAGCAAGGTTCTGATGGATCAGATGGGTGCCCAACTTAGTGACTGGTAGTCTGCACGTGAATGCAAAAGTAAGCATCCTGGGTGGAGGGCCCCGCCGCCACCTCTTCATCTAGGGAGGGATCTGGATCTGACGAATCCCCCTGAACAGAACCCTGGGAATTATCCCCTGTAGCCAAACTGGGATCCTCAACTACCGGGGCCTCTGGAACAGCCAGGGGAACTCGTAGCAGTGAAgatgccttgagttcctgaagCTCATGACTCTCAggtgcatttattttctgaacCTGGGAGCTCTTGCATAAAAACAGTGCTTGCACTCTTAAAGATGTTACCGATCTTAGTTTGGCACGGAAGCTCCTGTTGAGCCAGCAGTAGATGAAAGGATTGTAGCAGGTGCTGCTCATTGCCAACCAGTGAAAGGCATAAAAAAGCACGCTATCATTCTCTACGCCTGCATTGGATATAAGAACCACATAGAAATTAAGTGGAAACCAACAAACTGCAAAGACCAACACAATAAGTATCAGCATCCGGATGCTCTTCTTCCGCTTCTGGTAGTGTGCCATCAGTTGACGGGCAGATGCATCGCCAATAGCATTCTGGAGCCACAGCCTCTTTCCTAGGTGAGAATAGGTTACAACAATCACCATAAGTGGCAGAACGTACAGCAAGATAAATGTACCAAGGTCCACATATTTCGAAACCAGCTGGCTGGGtccaggaaaggaagggaggcagtAGCTCATGGCAACACCATCcctggaggaaaacagaaaaaaaagttaagataaCTGAAAAGATCCCAGAAAGCTTCTAGGAGCTACTTTACACTGTATGTCCATAAGAAATCTCAGTCCCTTGATAGTTTCTGTCTTAATTTCTTCAATTTTGAAATTAAGGGGTTGCACTAAAGTGTTATCTCTGGTGGGCCTAGTGTGGGTATAGAACAATCTGAACACAGCTAGATTCTTCATTACTAGTGACCTTAACTTGATGGCCCATCCTCTTGGTTCCACTAACACATTGGAATTAGAAAATAACACCATATGTTTTATTCAGGAAAATGGGGGATGGATGAAAACAAAGTTAAGAACATTGCAAATGTCCACTTTCTGGGAGTCTCTAGAAAGAAAAAGGTGAAATTACACATTATGTCTGACTTACTCGTTCAAGAAGATGAATAGATTCTGGTAAATTGCATGTGGAAGAGCAAGGAATATAGCAATACTCCAGATCACGGCAACAACCATTAAGCTTTGGGAGTATGTTAGCCTTGGTTTCATTGGGTGCAGAATTACCTACAAAAGACCAAAAACACCCTTCGTGAATCAGCCAAGATCAGTGTGGTTTGCATAATCAGACACAGGTTAATGAGTTTCTGCTTGGATTAAAGAGAGATACAGAAAACGCAAGTACAGGGCTGAAACTCTGAAATTCACAATGGTATCTACCTATGACAGTGGGGAGAAGTATCAGAAGCAGTCCACAAACATATTCTAGTTTCAAATACAGCTCCGCCCTGTAGATTTCTGCAAGATGTTTAGTGTTCCTGACTCTTTCCCACCCCCTGCTCTTTTATTCAAAAGTGCCCTCAAGTGGTCTTACCCGGTGCCGGTCCATGGCAACAGCCATAAGTGTAAGAGTTGAAACATGGAGGGAGCAGTACTGAGCGAAACGACTGACATGACACAGGGACCTACCAAACAcccactggccagccaggaaACGAGTCTAAGGGACAAAAGCAAGGAAAAGGTGTAGGTTATTTATTCAAATGTTATCCTCAAGCACTGCGGAGAAGCTAGAGTCTAGATGGAGGCCCCAAATATGTATATTCCCTTTTGCTTTTGTAGTCCCATCACCCACCCTTCAAATGGAACAGCATCTTTTTTTATGTACTGAAACCAACTCTCTATACATCACTTACCATAGCAAATGGACAGTTGAGGAGGATTATCGTAATGTCAGATACTGCCAGATTGAAGATGAGAAGGCCCGTTGATTTTTTGATTTCATTGTGCTTGAGAAAAACCTGGCATACCAGGCAGTTGCCAAAGAGAGATACAATTGTGGTGATAA
This is a stretch of genomic DNA from Microtus ochrogaster isolate Prairie Vole_2 chromosome X, MicOch1.0, whole genome shotgun sequence. It encodes these proteins:
- the LOC101981101 gene encoding probable G-protein coupled receptor 83 produces the protein MNISLLSQMETIIDWFRPNISWVPLIEDQNYSHTSVNRTNSTAEWEYPTESMRKWLGNNAHIIAKVVLSIAYVITTIVSLFGNCLVCQVFLKHNEIKKSTGLLIFNLAVSDITIILLNCPFAMTRFLAGQWVFGRSLCHVSRFAQYCSLHVSTLTLMAVAMDRHRVILHPMKPRLTYSQSLMVVAVIWSIAIFLALPHAIYQNLFIFLNEDGVAMSYCLPSFPGPSQLVSKYVDLGTFILLYVLPLMVIVVTYSHLGKRLWLQNAIGDASARQLMAHYQKRKKSIRMLILIVLVFAVCWFPLNFYVVLISNAGVENDSVLFYAFHWLAMSSTCYNPFIYCWLNRSFRAKLRSVTSLRVQALFLCKSSQVQKINAPESHELQELKASSLLRVPLAVPEAPVVEDPSLATGDNSQGSVQGDSSDPDPSLDEEVAAGPSTQDAYFCIHVQTTSH